ACCTGCGGGAGGTCAGACCTCTGTGTCTAGTAACCATCTGGGAAGCTAAACAATAACTTGTGTAACAGTTGgccccaaattgctgggacttgACTAATAACTTCATCTTCATTAATAACCTTCATTAATAACCTTCATCTACCCTGGACACATCTTATGCGGATAAAAGGCAATTCTCATTCTTAATACAAAGTACTTCAAAAAATTACATTATAACTCCTAAGTAGCTTTTAGCAAATAATAAGTACAAAGTTCTAGTAAAGTCTATGTGGTTAATCACAATTCTCATTTGTACTATGATCATCTAATAACTTATTTTCTAAGAATGTAATAGTCACAAATATTAAGGTAGTACCTCTTCAGCAGCTGTCGTATTTCTGATGGCTTCTAAGAGGAATGTGATCTTTGACTGGCCTGGGATATTCTCATAGGTTTcctgcatggaaaaaaaaaatggttaggaAATAATGTTAGAAAACTTCATGAGTAAaccagtgaaagaaataaagagtgggAAGGATGCCTGAGAAATTATTTAATCTAGGTCTGGTGTTAACACCTTCTGTGACATGAAATATACTTCAGATACGTTAGGGAAGAGAAGATGTCCAAAGGGTTATTTATCAAGTTCCTTTCTACATATATCTCTTAAATGTTTctaatgtgtgtgcatgttttccCAACTTATGCTCCCTGGTTAACAAAACTCAAGGCCTAAGAGGGCCAAAAAATTGCCAAATGTGACTTAAGCCATTGTGCTGCAAACTCTAGTGCTCACTTAAAATCACCTTACATCATGAGAAACTGTTTTGTTAACATTTTTGAGACTGGATGATGTACAACTGGTTCAAATTACTGCTACTTAGAACCACCAGACACACACCTGGAAGTAAGTCAGAGAAACAAAGTATTCAAATCCTTCATGCTACATTTTCTTCCAAGCAAGGATCGTCCTAAAACCTTACTACGTAGATAAATGAATGTGGTCAGGATAAATTTGGCCAGGAGGCTTTATTGTCTTTTGCAGATCTATTAGCAAGAGGTTTGTGACTCAGGACACTCTATCCTCTGCTAATAATGTAAAATCACAACAAATTGGTTAACAAAAAAAGTtgacaccaattaaaagacagatgaTCAGAACGGATTAAACGACAAgaaccaactatatgctgtccaGAGAAGTGCAGATTCATATGCAAGAATTCTAATGGTATTCGTTCACTGTGGAAAAGAAATCAATTTAAGTACACTTGGAATTGCTTACCCTAAGAAGCCTCTTAGTAAATAGATAATCCATTCCTATCTAGCAATTTAGAGTTGAGTCTAATGTGGGTGACATTAATTTCTTTAGAGCTTACCTGCTCCCCATTGTTACCATACCTCTTTATCTACGTGGTTTCTCTGGAACAAAGTGACAAGGGAGGAAAAACAAGGCTATTTTGAATCCACATCTACCTTAAACCTTTTACTAAGCACCCCATGGCATCCATGAGATATTAACAGATAATGAAATAAAGGCTTATAAGTTaatcacttgcccaagatcacagacaATGAACAGCAGACAGAACTCTGGTCCTCTAAGGCCAACCATATTCAAAATCTCTCTGGTACTGAAAGCTCTGTCTCACTTCATTAAACAATCAGTTGTATTTATGCAGTGCTACACAGTTTTCAAACTTTTCAAACATATCTGTCTGGGGAAGAACAGATTTTGGGGGAAAGGAGGATTCAAGATCTTCTGATAACCTCAAGTTCCCATTCTAGTAAAAAGCACATAGGATTATAACAATGCTGAAAACTGTGCCAACAAGTATTCACAGCTGAGAAGATGGTCTGAATTTATTTATCCAGAagagataatttatgtaaagaTATTCACAAGCTGAATGCAAAAATGGTTATGTACCTTTGAgacttttcacttaatatttaccAAAGCAACTCCTTATACCAGtagtatgttttcatttaaaaagtatctcACTATACAATAAAAAGCACCCAGCTTAGCCACTTAAACACTGGTAATGTGATCAATGTTTAACACTTAAATTTTCAGTGGTCTAAATCAAGTTtttgtaaaaacttttttttttttttttcagagggagtctcaccctgtcgcccagcctagagtgcagtggggcgatctcggctcactgcaacctctgctgcccaggttcaagagattctcctgcctcagcctcctgagcagctgggatttacaggcgcctgccatggcgcccggctaatttttttttatttttagtaaagacggcatttcaccatcttggccaggctggtcttgaactcctgacctcgagtgatccaccaacctcagcctcccaaagtgctgggattacaggattgaaccactgcacccaaccataGCTGGGTTTTCTCAATCTGTAGATGGCTTTCTAAAAACCTCTCAGCTGCCCTCTCTTCGAATATTGTTTCTACccgattctttctttctccctgtcaTTCTCACATCAGACCTGTGTTAGTCCTTTTCATTCTGTCCTCCATGGTTCTCAAACTGTCCTGTTTCTCATCTTGTTTTCTGTCTATGCTTTATTCTTGTGGTTTCCTCAGGTTTATCTTTAAATTCACTATTCTGTCTTAGGCCATATCTTACCTTCTGTTTTTAGAAGCAAGGTAGTTCTTCCAGAAAAGAACTGCACTTGGTTCCACTAGGCAAGCAGTACTACTACCAGCCTGGGATCACTTTAAACTACATTTTTGATGGTATGTTTTTTAGACAACATAGATTGTGTGAATTTGGGTTACAAACCATGTGAGGGCCAGTGTATAGTTGCAAATTCCCAAAGGAGACTTTCCCTGTATACTCGGTGATATGGTTTATATCTCATCTtgacaaatctcatcttgaattgtagctcccataattcccatatgttataggagggacctggtgggagataactgaatcatgggggcagtttccccccatACAGTTCACTTGGTAGTGactaaatctcatgagatctgatggttttataaggggtttccctttttgcttggttctcattctctcgtttactgccatgtaagacacggcttttgccttccaccatgatggcaAGGccctcccagccacgtggaaatgtgagtccattaaacctctttttcttttaaattacccaatctcaggtatgtctttatcagcagtgtcaaaacagactaatacagtcagtGACTCCAGATAGTATGTGTCCTCACTGTCCcctggggagaggggcagggagcATGTTTATTTGTAGGGTATAGGCTTTGGGGTCCAGGGTTTATATGTGGGGGTGGGGTTTCTATTAAATCACAACCTGGTTGGGCCCTAGTCTTTGTCTCTGTTTTTCCATACCCTGCAAGACCTTGAGCACCCAGGCTCAAATTCATGGCAAATATCCTCAATGCAAAAGTtgtctctgcttttgtttctggGTGCCTGTCTCGATTCAGTTTTTAATCTGAGGATTCCTTACTTTCTTGCCAGCTTGGAGACATATTTATGAtggtgaattttttgtttgttttcattttatcaatcattttaattgtttttaatggaaatgaGTCAAACTGTATATATAACCcacccttattttttaaaaattcacaagaaCAATGAGAAGATAATATAACATGAACATAGGTGCTGCTGCTATGGAAAATTACAGAAACCCACTAGAGTGAGCAATGGATGGAGCTGAGGCAGAGCCACAGCTGCCTTTCTCAGGATGTCAGCTGTTGCTAGGGAGACCAGCTGAATAGAGGGCAATTACCTAAGGAAGACTCTGAGGAGAACTTTGAGAAACTGGTCAGCAGGTTATAAGAACACATGCATCTTGTTTTATGATTGACAAGTGTTTCTGTAATATCTGCAAGACCAGCCTCTAAGTAAGCGTGGTTTACTCTTTTATTCAGCAATAACTTAATGTGTCCACACCATTCCTGGCTCTAGATGCTTAGTGAATGTTCGATGAATTCTCTGAATTTGCAGAGACATGAAAAAAGGCATCCAAGTGGGCAGCCTTGATTAACTGGTCATCCATGTCATTGActccaagttttaaaaaaaatgcaataggCGGCCACAATGGTCAGAACACAGAAGCTTGAGGCAGATTCTGGTGTCACCCAGAGCGACTAGACCAACATTCCGGTGTGGGCAGTGGTGGCGGCCGGCAGGCAGTGAGAGGAAGCCCGCTACAAGTGCCCTCGTTCCCCGCCTCTCTCGATGAACCGGAGGGAATAAGCCGCTCCTCCCGCAGGGGCTGCGCCTCCATGAAtccctagttgtttttttttgctttctctcccctctcctcacccccactCCGAGCTCCGTCCCGCCTTCTCCCTTCGCCAGTGGCGGCCGAATCCATGTGCGGAGTCCATACCAGCGCAATGGCGTCCAACCCCCAACGGGGGGAGATTCTGCTCAGGGAACTGCAGGGGGATTCCCGAAGTCTTCCGTTTCCTGAGAATGTGAGTGCTGTTCAAAAATTAGACTTTTCAGATACGATGGTGCAGCAGAAATTGGATGATATCAAGGATcgaattaagagagaaataaggaaagaactgaaaatcaaagagggagctgaaaatctgaggaaagtcacaagagataaaaaaagtttgtcttatgtagacaacattttgaaaaaatcaaataaaaaattagaagaactaCATCACAAGCTGCAGGAATTAAATGCACATATTGTTGTGTCAGATCCAGAAGATATTACAGATTGCCCAAGGACTCCAGATATTCCAAATAGTGACCCTCGTTGTTCTACTAGCAACAATAGATTGAAGGCTCCCTTCGTCAGCGGCGGTCGCGTCCAGGTGCGGAGTCCataccggagtgcaatggcgtccaACCCCCAACGGGGGGAGATTCTGCTCAGGGAACTGCAGGGGGATTCCCGAAGTCTTCCGTTTTCTGAGAATGTGAGTGCTGTTCAAAAATTAGACTTTTCAGATACGATGGTGCAGCAGAAATTGGATGATATCAAGGATcgaattaagagagaaataaggaaagaactgaaaatcaaagaaggagctgaaaatctgaggaaagtcacaagagataaaaaaagtttgtcttatgtagacaacattttgaaaaagtcaaataaaaaattagaagaactaCATCACAAGCTGCAGGAATTAAATGCACATATTGTTGTGTCAGATCCAGAAGATATTACAGATTGCCCAAGGACTCCAGATATTCCAAATAGTGACCCTCGTTGTTCTACTAGCAACAATAGATTGAAGGCTCCCTTCGTCAGCGGCGGCCGCGTCCAGGTGCGGAGTCCataccggagtgcaatggcgtccaACCCCCAACGGGGGGAGATTCTGCTCACGGAACTGCAGGGGGATTCCCGAAGTCTTCCGTTTTCTGAGAATGTGAGTGCTGTTCAAAAATTAGACTTTTCAGATACAATGGTGCAGCAGAAATTGGATGATATCAAGGATcgaattaagagagaaataaggaaagaactgaaaatcaaagagggagctgaaaatctgaggaaagtcacaagagataaaaaaagtttgtcttatgtagacaacattttgaaaaaatcaaataaaaaattagaagaactaCATCACAAGCTGCAGGAATTAAATGCACATATTGTTGTATCAGATCCAGAAGATATTACAGATTGCCCAACGACTCGCAGATCGCAGCAAAGGTTTCAGTTTAATCTGCAAGATTTCAGGTGTTGTGCTGTCTTGGGAAGAGGACGGTTTGGAAAGGTGCTTTTAGCTgaatataaacacacaaatgagaTGTTTGCTATAAAAGCCCTAAAGAAAGGAGATATTGTGGCTCGACATCAAGTAGACATCCTGATGtgtgaaaaaagaatttttgagaCTGTGAATAGCGTAAGGCATCCCTTTTTGACGAACCTTTTTGCATGTTTCCAAACCAAAGAGCATGTTTGCTTTGTAATGGAATATGCTGCCGGTGGGGACCTAAGGATGCACATTAATACTGGTGTCTTTTCTGAACCAACAGCTGTATTTTATGCTGCTTGTGTAGTTCTTGGGTTGCAGTATTTACACGAACACAAAATTGCTCATAGAGATTTGAAATTGGAAAACTTATTGCTAGATACAGAGGGCTTTGTGAAAATTGCTGATTTTGGTCTTTGCAAAGAAGGAATGGGATACAGAGATAGAACAAGCACATTTTGTGGCACTCCTCTATATCTTGCCCCAGAAGTATTAACAGAAATTTCCTATACAAGGGCTGTAGATTGGTGGGGCCTTGGCGTGCTTATATATCAAATGCTTGTTGGTGACTATCCCTTTCTTGGTGATGACGAAGAGAAACTTTTTGACAGTATTGTAAATGACGAAGTAAACTATCCAAGGTTCTTATCTACAGAAGCCATTTCTATAATGAGAAGGCTGTTAAGAAGAAAGCCTGAGCGGCGCCTTGGGGCTAGCAAGAAAGATGCAGAAGATGTAAAAAAGCACCCATTTTTCCGGCTAATTGATTGGAGCGCTCTGATGGACAAAAAAGTAAAGCCACCATTTATACCCACCATAAGAGGACGAGAAGCTGTTAGCaatttccatgatgaatttacctCAGAAGCACCTATTCTGACTCCACCTCGAGAACGAAGGATACTTTCGGAAGAGGAGCAGGAAATGTTCAGAGATTTTGACTACACTGCTGATTGGTGTTAAGTTGCTAGACACTGCGAAACCAAGCTGACTGACTCACAAGAAGACCTCTTAAAAATAGCAAGCCTTCATTTGCTCTCTGTGCCACCAATAgcttctgagttttgttttgtttttttttttttaattgaaacacgTGAAGATTTGTTTAAAAGTACCATTCTAATACTTCTTCAAAAGTGGCTTCTCATTGTACTTCAGCGTAAATATGAGCACCGGGAACAGTTTCATGGAGTTTAAGTTGAGTGAACATCGGCCATGAAAATCCATCACAAATACTTTTGGATCaatagtctattttaaaaaagaaaggaaaaaaccacTTGTTTGCAGTCCCTAGCTTTGCCATATGCCCGCCTTAAGTGGACGGAAAATTAATCACTtaactatgttttacaaaaagaaaaaaagggcttgGAAtgctttttgtaaaacatagttaAGTGATTAATTTTCCTTCCACTTAAGGCGGGCATATGGCAAAGCTAGGGACTATAAAAAAgtggttttttcctttctttttaaaaatagactattGATCCAAAAGTATTTGTGATGGATTTTCATGGCCGATGTTCACTCAACTTAAACTCCATGAAACTGTTCCCGGTGCTCATATTTACGCTGAAGTACAATGAGAAGCCACTTTTGAAGAAGTATTAGAATGGTACTTTTAAACAAATCTTCAcgtgtttcaattaaaaaaaaaacaaaacaaaactcagaagcTATTGGTGGCACAGAGAGCAAATGAAGGCTTGCTATTTTTAAGAGGTCTTCTTGTGAGTCAGTCAGCTTGGTTTCGCAGTTAACACCAATCAGCATGTTAGGGTCACTATACCTCAGGAATAGCAAGCTGTTAAGTAACCATACTGAATTAACTAATCACAGTGAGCTCATCTCTTAAAAATTGTTCAGGTGTAAATCTTacgagaaacatgaaaaagcacacTGATTTATGGAGAGTTGAgctaaaaacatttataaatatttgctgggaTGTTTTAGCATCTTTTCATTGTACTCTGAGAGCAATTAAAATTGTCCAGAGATCATTTATATTACCTTACAAATTGTTTATGTGGAAGTTTCTCTAGCTCTTCCACAATTTCCCCTCCACTCCCGTTCAGCATATCACCTGGGGTTCTGCAGTGCAGTATAGGTCATGTGGCCCCCTTCCCACCTTCTGAGAGACAgaatttgcttttgtttcatcAGACACTGAAGACTCTTGTCATTACTTAGGAGAAGACTGGGGGCTGTTTAGATCTTTATGCTGTATTCTCAGTCTCTGGACAATGCTTCATAAAAGTGGTTTTGCAAATGATTCAATCTCATTGGCCAAGCCAGTTAAGTCGAGAAGATTTTTTTCATGGTTTTCAGTGCATTGGCAGTATGTTTCAAACTCAAGCCCTCTCCCCAAGCCCCTGCTTTCTTGCAGGGTTTAGCACTGCTGAGTGGGTGTTGGCAGGCATGAAGGAGTACTTTCATATGTGACCACCCGAATACTCTGACCAGAATTTCCGAAACATGGGTCCTTCCTTCTGTTTGGAAAATGCCTAATGAAGTAAAGGGAGCCTGAAGGATAGTTCCCTGGCTTGCAGAGATTTCTGACCCTGATAAGAAAACTACTATATGAGTTTGGCCAGCCCATATTCAAATGGCCAGCTTCAGCCAACTTCTGTATTCTGTGTCCTTGTTTTCTTGGTGGACCAAGGTATGACTTTCCACTTGGACAAGTGTGTTATGTCAAAGATGCACACAAGAGGTTCAGGGTAGGGGAATGAATTGTTACTGTAACCGCGCTAAAAATTTGAAACTCCCAGAAAGCTGAGATTTCAATACTTTCCTCCCTAAAGTGAAGATCAAATAGCCAAATACTTTTCTAGTGCAATGAGGAAGTTTCTTCTTGTAATGCCAAATGCTAAAGTAGGAATGAGCTCATTTACCCAACACCGTGAGAGTTAACGGAAATGTCCCATATTCCCAATCTAGCACCCTCTAGGGTccttccttgctttatttttctccatagaacTTACACCCTATAATGTactacattttacttattttaaggaaaaattttgCCTCTATTCCTCTCTATTACACACACATGTGAGAATATAAGttcatgagggcaggaattttatttttgtctttttgtttactATTGTATCTCCTACACCTAAAAGATTCCTTGGCACAGAATAAgcacctaataaatatttttttgatgAATGAATGCCTCAGAAGATGGTGTTTTCTCAGGTgaatatttgactttctctccCAATCCACCCACCTAGAAGCTACATCTCTTGAATGGCTTTGAGGTCTCACTCCTTTTATAGCAAAGGCTGAGAAAGACCTGACAAATAGTATGGTCATTTCTGAGGGTTTAGAACCACTGTGAAATAGTCTTAAAACCCCCGGGGCAGAATGAAACAGAGTCCTTGTGGCGCAAAGAAATCCCAGAAAACTTTAAACCAGATTCTCTGGCTTT
The Symphalangus syndactylus isolate Jambi chromosome 15, NHGRI_mSymSyn1-v2.1_pri, whole genome shotgun sequence DNA segment above includes these coding regions:
- the LOC129463791 gene encoding serine/threonine-protein kinase N2-like, whose protein sequence is MASNPQRGEILLTELQGDSRSLPFSENVSAVQKLDFSDTMVQQKLDDIKDRIKREIRKELKIKEGAENLRKVTRDKKSLSYVDNILKKSNKKLEELHHKLQELNAHIVVSDPEDITDCPTTRRSQQRFQFNLQDFRCCAVLGRGRFGKVLLAEYKHTNEMFAIKALKKGDIVARHQVDILMCEKRIFETVNSVRHPFLTNLFACFQTKEHVCFVMEYAAGGDLRMHINTGVFSEPTAVFYAACVVLGLQYLHEHKIAHRDLKLENLLLDTEGFVKIADFGLCKEGMGYRDRTSTFCGTPLYLAPEVLTEISYTRAVDWWGLGVLIYQMLVGDYPFLGDDEEKLFDSIVNDEVNYPRFLSTEAISIMRRLLRRKPERRLGASKKDAEDVKKHPFFRLIDWSALMDKKVKPPFIPTIRGREAVSNFHDEFTSEAPILTPPRERRILSEEEQEMFRDFDYTADWC